The stretch of DNA ATCCAGTTGTCATTGCCATGATACGCCTACAAACCAATTCACTTCACATAGGTATTGTACGCTTCCAAATTTCGACAATTGATGGCCCTACCTCGGATTGAGCGAGTTCGTTGTCATGATGGGGAAACTTCAGGTCCACGCCTCCGGTGTGAATGTCGATGGACTCGCCCAAGATTGCCGAAGCCATCACCGAGCACTCAATATGCCAACCAGGTCTTCCTTTACCCCAGGGAGAATCCCATGAGGGCTCGCCAGGTTTGGACATCTTCCACAAAGCGAAGTCGTTCTCGGAGCGTTTCTCTTTCAAGCGATCTTCCGATACGCTCAAGTCCCCTTCGCCTTCTTTGAGAGCCTTAGCATCACCAAAGGCTCCGGGAACAAGTTTGGCATAGAAGTGATCCTTTTCCGAGTCAAACTTGGCCACATCGAAGTACACGGAACCATTGGACTCGTAGGCGAAACCTCGCTGGATGATCTTTTCGATGAATGCTACATTCTCGGGGACGTATTCACTCACGCGAGTCAAGCAGTCTGCGGGCAAAATCTGTCCCCCCAAACTCATTTTAAGACGATGAAAGACATTTGAAAGCGGGGATTACTCACGTTCAATGCGTCCATATCTTGGTGATATTTTTCCTCCCAATATTTAGGCAACTTAGAGAAGATGGCATTGTCCGTGATTCCGGCTCCCGATTGTTGATCCAGCCAATCACCCAAGAGATCTTTGGCATCATTTAACAAACGCTCTTGGTTGACCTTGATTTGGGCGGCATCGACGCTTTGCGCCGCAGCATCCATATCCTTCAAAGCCGCCAATAAATTGTTGTATTGACGCTCTTGCATGGCCTTCTTATCCGGATCCACAGTAGCCTTGAGCACCTCCACAAACGCCTACAAGATTCACTCATAACATCTGTCCGTGATCCCAGAAAGGTCACGGtgcctttttcaaacaatatttaCTTGCGAGACTTGTTGACAATCAGCCAAGATCCTGGAACTGTCATGGTTTTGAGCCACATACTCGTCAAAGAGATGGCCTTGACGGGCTCGCCGAATGATCTTGTCATCGATGTCCGTGATGTTCATCACGTAGAACACATTGTAACCGAAATAGTTCTGGATCACCCGGCGCAAGATATCAAATGACAAATAGGTTCGGGCGTGGCCCATATGTGAGGCATCGTACACGGTGGGCCCGCAGTTGTACCACGTGACTCGGTTACCATTCTGCGGTACAAAGGGTTCCTTCTGTCGAGTTAGACTGTTAAACAAATGCAAACGGGGTTGGGCTTCGTTGGCCGGAGGGCGCCATGCGGGTTGTTCACGCTTAGTAGTCATACTGCAAACGAATCGCAAGGGGTTCCTGCAATGAAAAAGCTAGAGTTGAGCCCCTCACGTCTCGGTAAACCCGACACATTCTAGTCAAGGCACAGTAGCTAGTATATCGAAGGCCACGAATCAAACTATTCCCTTCTCTGACAGCAATCAAGACCCATTTTAGGAGGTCTACGTTATAAAGTGCCCCATGTGTTCATGATCCATTTCGCATTTTGCATCAACTCGGCATAGAACTTTAAAACGAGGGAAAAGATGGCTGATTCATAAATACACCGGTTACGACCAGCTCTAGTTTTTTCATAAGTCACAACTCGGGTGGGCTTCGTTCATTTCAACTCGATATTGTGTCTCCGATTGGAATTCACGCAGACCATATTCCGATATTCGATTTGGCCCCAAAACGCATTCAACTTGGTCataattattcattttgtttttccttttcctttttttgatcattcaaatcaatatGAATTATTTCGTTGGGCATGGTTTTCTCTAACAAATGCGACTGGACGTGGGTAATTGCCATCGTCCATGATGAGTTTATTAGCATGCAACTCCACTGtcgtttctctctctttctctctcttctctctccaTTGCTCTTGAAAATTAATCTGGGATCCAGAGGGACACGCCAAGGGTGCATGGTTGTTTGCCTTTAGATTTAACGTTGGACAGCATTAGATTGTATTTAGTTCTAGAAGACGCATGTAAAAATTCTTCCAATTCTTCCTCACAGGCTGACCCGTTCAACTTTAACTTTGTCTCACtattcaatcattttcatgGTAAGGGTGAATTTGAATCCAATGAATTTCCTCGCTCTTTCTGGGACCTACTTGCATAGGCGTCCCCGGTGAAGCTGAAACCCAACGCCCAACGGCCAATCGACCGTCAAGACCCGCAGCACGGGCCAGCGCATCACCGATATGAGCAATCCGCCTTGACCTGAAGGTACCCGCGGACCCAAAGGCCCCCGGCTTGACTTACTCAAAAAGACGGGTCAACGGGTCTCCTGCC from Tigriopus californicus strain San Diego chromosome 3, Tcal_SD_v2.1, whole genome shotgun sequence encodes:
- the LOC131877805 gene encoding cysteine--tRNA ligase, cytoplasmic-like isoform X1, which encodes MRWPVLRVLTVDWPLGVGFQLHRGRLCKNPLRFVCSMTTKREQPAWRPPANEAQPRLHLFNSLTRQKEPFVPQNGNRVTWYNCGPTVYDASHMGHARTYLSFDILRRVIQNYFGYNVFYVMNITDIDDKIIRRARQGHLFDEYVAQNHDSSRILADCQQVSQAFVEVLKATVDPDKKAMQERQYNNLLAALKDMDAAAQSVDAAQIKVNQERLLNDAKDLLGDWLDQQSGAGITDNAIFSKLPKYWEEKYHQDMDALNILPADCLTRVSEYVPENVAFIEKIIQRGFAYESNGSVYFDVAKFDSEKDHFYAKLVPGAFGDAKALKEGEGDLSVSEDRLKEKRSENDFALWKMSKPGEPSWDSPWGKGRPGWHIECSVMASAILGESIDIHTGGVDLKFPHHDNELAQSEAYHGNDNWIRYFLHSGHLTIAGCKMSKSLKNFITIQEVLQKYSARQLRLMFLMHSWKDTLDYSENTMELARSYEKTVNELLLGIKHVLRSSPGHGVEAFQKWTDEEVELNKQLQTCSEEVHKALCDNVDTRTALEAIRTLVTQVNSYMERYGKTPGGTLSVNRQLLKSCAVYITKIFDTFGLLAKPEAIGFPSGAGQGTDAEEIAMPFLNALADFRDTVRQQAIQIKATDILKECDTLRDDTLPELGVRLEDKENEPTVIKLVDRNELLKEKQAKKDMEEKKRLEKEKVKAEAAAKKAALEAQKKIPPSELFKSDTDKYSKFDDKGMPTHDVKGEELPKAQLKKLQKLFQAQEKKYNEYLKSQSEQ
- the LOC131877805 gene encoding cysteine--tRNA ligase, cytoplasmic-like isoform X2; this translates as MTTKREQPAWRPPANEAQPRLHLFNSLTRQKEPFVPQNGNRVTWYNCGPTVYDASHMGHARTYLSFDILRRVIQNYFGYNVFYVMNITDIDDKIIRRARQGHLFDEYVAQNHDSSRILADCQQVSQAFVEVLKATVDPDKKAMQERQYNNLLAALKDMDAAAQSVDAAQIKVNQERLLNDAKDLLGDWLDQQSGAGITDNAIFSKLPKYWEEKYHQDMDALNILPADCLTRVSEYVPENVAFIEKIIQRGFAYESNGSVYFDVAKFDSEKDHFYAKLVPGAFGDAKALKEGEGDLSVSEDRLKEKRSENDFALWKMSKPGEPSWDSPWGKGRPGWHIECSVMASAILGESIDIHTGGVDLKFPHHDNELAQSEAYHGNDNWIRYFLHSGHLTIAGCKMSKSLKNFITIQEVLQKYSARQLRLMFLMHSWKDTLDYSENTMELARSYEKTVNELLLGIKHVLRSSPGHGVEAFQKWTDEEVELNKQLQTCSEEVHKALCDNVDTRTALEAIRTLVTQVNSYMERYGKTPGGTLSVNRQLLKSCAVYITKIFDTFGLLAKPEAIGFPSGAGQGTDAEEIAMPFLNALADFRDTVRQQAIQIKATDILKECDTLRDDTLPELGVRLEDKENEPTVIKLVDRNELLKEKQAKKDMEEKKRLEKEKVKAEAAAKKAALEAQKKIPPSELFKSDTDKYSKFDDKGMPTHDVKGEELPKAQLKKLQKLFQAQEKKYNEYLKSQSEQ